The Lolium rigidum isolate FL_2022 chromosome 2, APGP_CSIRO_Lrig_0.1, whole genome shotgun sequence genomic interval TTTCTGCACAAGACAAGAAGGATCTTCCCATGGGGCAAAGGCACGCCGGTCACCATGCACCGGATGAAGCAGCAAATCccaacaccgcccctccgccgagtTTCGGCGCTTCGGCGACGGCCAAGATCAGCGTCGATGCGTCCCTCGCGGGCATCATCATTGGGACGGGCGGGGCAACAATCAGGCAGATATCCTGGGACAGCGGCGCCAAGTTGTGCATCCGGGACCACGACTCAGATGCCGGCTTGAAGAACGTCGAGCTGGAGGGCACGTTTGATCAGATCAAGAACGCTAGCGAAATGGTTATGGAGAAGTTGAGCCGCTTCGGCCTCGGTGGCTTTGCCCCTCCGCCGGCAGGTGACAAGAACCCGGCCGGAGGATCTGTCCGCGGCGGAGGGCAGTCGGACTGTTTCAAGACCAGGCTGTGCGGGCACTTCGCCAGAGGATGCTGCACTTATGGCGATGGCTGCCGCTTCGCCCACAGCGAGAAGGAGCTGCGCAAGCCGGTTTATGCTGCTCGAGGAACGGGTGGGTGGTAGCGAACGTACGGTGCATACGTGACGAATCTTAAATCTGATCCTGAGGTTTGCCGACGAACTTTCTGACTGTGCTTGCGCTTGATTATGTCAACGTTTCACCGTTTTTTTTCCAATAAAAGATGGTTTATTACTCATATAAGATGATATCATGATGATATAACTCACATGAGCTTTTGCCCACTGCTTAGCTAAGATACACAACC includes:
- the LOC124689873 gene encoding zinc finger CCCH domain-containing protein 14-like, with amino-acid sequence MHGAREDEGEGNGDVDAREKKRITYSREFLVAVGSSEGCKAPPAGVDMSKHPDDVKLWLLEAASRSCSSRAETWRARSAGRSGGSQGDSPQHGREPESFKTGAKPCTRFFSTIGCCFGENCHFIHNVPGGYKAITNVGVLGDPVSAQDKKDLPMGQRHAGHHAPDEAANPNTAPPPSFGASATAKISVDASLAGIIIGTGGATIRQISWDSGAKLCIRDHDSDAGLKNVELEGTFDQIKNASEMVMEKLSRFGLGGFAPPPAGDKNPAGGSVRGGGQSDCFKTRLCGHFARGCCTYGDGCRFAHSEKELRKPVYAARGTGGW